In Archangium violaceum, the following are encoded in one genomic region:
- a CDS encoding cyclic nucleotide-binding domain-containing protein, with product MPAITHSDVVIPKSMSPEERASLTDALYEVHRQIFDGVERESFRKYVIDSKADHTWIQLHKNEAGETVGYFALHIFEKHFGGVPTAVFRAEAGSLRAYRGGNANARFGLKMALSYLLKHPGRRAFYLGSLVHPSSYSLFAKYFGEVWPRREQETPPELLGFMDELATEFGLERVAPANPLVREVGWRTRETEMEREYWLHCDKPPARYFVEANPGYVEGHGLVTVVPITVPNLVNMIRSMGQRKLRQPIQATAALVQKTSIGARMLRPEVLRQLRRAALFSHFDEVTLRELARRSEIITIAGGKYVFHRGDASDEMYLLASGAVYVLAEGGEREKVVDELGSGSLFGEIAMLAGERRSASIRTATASMLVRIPRSALLPLMESNVNLRQGVWLRFAERRFDDLVRGLDRYGHLGRKGRLAWVQRGEHRDLKAQATLSLEAGTHVFVLSGVLEVEHEGLWTVARGSMLMEVTRPMKVRAQEATRLILLSKDAAPESPRVAGEGASTASGLRVPQGLA from the coding sequence ATGCCCGCCATCACGCACAGCGATGTCGTCATTCCCAAGTCCATGTCCCCCGAGGAGCGCGCGAGTCTCACCGACGCGCTCTACGAGGTGCATCGGCAGATCTTCGACGGCGTGGAGCGGGAGTCCTTCAGGAAGTACGTGATCGACTCGAAGGCCGATCACACGTGGATCCAGCTCCACAAGAACGAGGCCGGGGAGACGGTCGGCTACTTCGCCCTGCACATCTTCGAGAAGCATTTCGGCGGAGTGCCCACGGCGGTGTTCCGCGCGGAGGCGGGCTCGCTGCGTGCGTACCGGGGGGGCAACGCCAACGCGCGCTTCGGGCTGAAGATGGCGCTGAGCTACCTGCTGAAGCACCCGGGCCGGCGGGCGTTCTACCTGGGCTCGCTGGTGCACCCGTCCAGCTACTCGCTGTTCGCCAAGTACTTCGGCGAGGTCTGGCCCCGGCGCGAGCAGGAGACGCCGCCGGAGCTGCTGGGCTTCATGGACGAGCTGGCCACGGAGTTCGGCCTGGAGCGGGTGGCGCCGGCCAATCCCCTGGTGCGCGAGGTGGGCTGGCGCACGCGCGAGACGGAGATGGAGCGCGAGTACTGGCTGCACTGTGACAAGCCCCCGGCGCGCTACTTCGTCGAGGCCAACCCGGGCTACGTCGAGGGACACGGGCTGGTGACGGTGGTGCCCATCACCGTGCCCAACCTGGTGAACATGATCCGCTCCATGGGCCAGCGGAAGCTGCGCCAGCCCATCCAGGCGACGGCGGCCCTGGTGCAGAAGACGTCCATCGGTGCCCGCATGCTGCGCCCCGAGGTGCTGCGGCAGTTGCGCCGGGCGGCCCTCTTCTCGCACTTCGACGAGGTCACCCTGCGGGAGCTGGCCCGGCGCTCGGAGATCATCACCATCGCGGGGGGCAAGTACGTCTTCCACAGGGGCGATGCCAGCGACGAGATGTACCTGCTCGCCAGCGGCGCGGTCTATGTGCTGGCCGAGGGCGGTGAGCGGGAGAAGGTCGTGGACGAGCTCGGCAGCGGCTCGCTGTTCGGGGAGATCGCCATGCTCGCGGGGGAGCGCCGCTCCGCCTCCATCCGCACCGCCACCGCGTCCATGCTGGTGCGCATCCCCCGCTCGGCGCTGCTGCCGCTGATGGAGTCCAACGTCAACCTCCGGCAGGGCGTGTGGCTGCGGTTCGCCGAGCGCCGCTTCGACGACCTGGTGCGCGGGCTCGATCGCTACGGGCACCTCGGACGCAAGGGGCGGCTGGCCTGGGTGCAGCGCGGCGAGCACCGCGATCTGAAGGCCCAGGCGACGCTCTCCCTCGAGGCGGGCACCCACGTGTTCGTGCTGTCGGGCGTGCTGGAGGTCGAGCACGAGGGCCTGTGGACGGTCGCTCGTGGCTCGATGCTCATGGAGGTGACGCGGCCCATGAAGGTGAGGGCCCAGGAGGCCACGCGGCTCATCCTGCTGTCGAAGGACGCGGCGCCCGAGTCGCCCCGGGTGGCGGGGGAGGGCGCGTCCACCGCGTCCGGGCTACGCGTGCCGCAGGGCCTCGCGTAG
- a CDS encoding M24 family metallopeptidase, protein MIPRGEYLERMERLRQKVAEAGLDAFLVTSEDSIYYLTGVSYRPLERPFFILVRPGGPPVLLVPALERQHLRAAPNVEEVLHYWDYPAPAGQGWADRLLELLAGHTRVGLEPSLSQEIAGRLAHLSPRVLPLIEELRVVKSAAEVRMLRDAARYSDAAVGRLLAASYHGVSVLELFSQGRSVQLHIMRESGYDVLTSSVLVGSWPAPLSAQPHGVPSIADRLEDGPHIALAFLRVNGYAAECERTYFLSPPRQEERAAFAAMMEARRRAFALVRPGVACAELDATARDFLHQEGYGDRLLHRTGHGFGLGNHEAPWVADGSTDVLRENMLISIEPGIYLPGVGGIRHSDTVLVTRDGYESLTRYPTDLASMTVTASKRLNRLKGVLLRRAAGVK, encoded by the coding sequence ATGATTCCACGCGGCGAATACCTGGAGCGGATGGAGCGCTTGCGCCAGAAGGTGGCCGAGGCCGGGCTCGATGCGTTCCTCGTCACCAGCGAGGACAGCATCTATTACCTGACCGGCGTCTCCTACCGGCCCCTGGAGCGCCCATTCTTCATCCTCGTACGACCCGGGGGTCCGCCCGTGCTGCTGGTGCCCGCGCTCGAGCGGCAGCACCTGCGCGCCGCGCCCAACGTGGAGGAGGTGCTGCACTACTGGGACTATCCCGCGCCCGCCGGGCAGGGCTGGGCGGACCGGTTGCTGGAACTGCTCGCGGGCCACACCCGGGTGGGCCTCGAGCCGTCCCTGTCACAGGAGATCGCCGGCCGGCTCGCGCACCTCTCGCCGCGGGTGCTGCCCCTCATCGAGGAGCTTCGCGTGGTGAAGTCCGCCGCCGAGGTGCGGATGCTCCGTGATGCGGCGCGTTACTCGGACGCGGCGGTGGGCAGGCTCCTGGCGGCCTCGTACCACGGCGTGTCCGTGCTGGAGCTCTTCTCGCAGGGGCGCTCGGTGCAGCTGCACATCATGCGGGAGTCCGGCTACGACGTGTTGACCAGCAGCGTGCTGGTGGGGAGCTGGCCGGCGCCCCTGAGCGCTCAGCCCCACGGGGTGCCGTCCATCGCGGACCGGCTGGAGGATGGCCCGCACATCGCCCTGGCCTTCCTGCGCGTCAATGGCTACGCCGCCGAGTGCGAGCGCACCTACTTCCTCTCACCCCCCCGGCAGGAGGAGCGGGCGGCGTTCGCGGCCATGATGGAGGCGCGGCGGCGGGCCTTCGCCCTGGTGCGGCCCGGCGTGGCTTGCGCGGAGCTCGACGCCACGGCGAGGGACTTCCTCCACCAGGAGGGCTACGGCGACCGGCTGCTGCACCGCACGGGTCATGGCTTCGGACTGGGCAACCACGAAGCCCCCTGGGTGGCCGACGGCAGCACGGACGTCCTGCGGGAGAACATGCTCATCAGCATCGAGCCCGGTATCTACCTGCCCGGCGTGGGAGGCATCCGCCACTCGGACACCGTGCTGGTGACGCGGGACGGGTACGAGTCGCTCACCCGGTATCCCACGGACCTGGCCTCGATGACCGTGACGGCGAGCAAGCGGCTGAACCGCCTCAAGGGGGTGCTGCTCCGCCGCGCGGCGGGCGTGAAGTGA
- a CDS encoding PPC domain-containing protein, with translation MARQFPRILLLAGLVLSASALGRAPPAPPALADCTPIALSNGVAVTNISASTGGQVCYSLEVTLGATDLEFDVSGGTGDADLYVKFSSAPSASSYDCRPFQSGNAERCTFASPGVGTYYVMLTAFSTFSGVQLVGKFATSAGSMLTNGVESAPYSGSSGAMRCFTLNVPSGKTSLVFNQTGKTGTTGDADLYVKFAAAPNTSNYTCRPYQSGSTETCTISNPAAGTWYACSYGYSTYTAVTMKGTY, from the coding sequence TTGGCTCGTCAGTTCCCTCGCATCCTGCTCCTCGCGGGACTGGTGCTCTCCGCGTCGGCCCTGGGCCGCGCCCCTCCGGCCCCTCCGGCCCTGGCGGACTGCACGCCCATCGCCCTCTCCAATGGCGTGGCGGTGACGAACATCTCCGCCAGCACCGGCGGCCAGGTGTGCTACTCGCTGGAAGTAACCCTGGGCGCCACCGACCTCGAGTTCGACGTGAGCGGCGGCACGGGTGACGCGGACCTGTACGTGAAGTTCAGCTCCGCCCCCAGCGCCAGCAGCTACGACTGCCGTCCGTTCCAGAGTGGCAACGCGGAGCGCTGCACCTTCGCCAGCCCGGGTGTCGGCACCTATTACGTGATGCTCACCGCCTTCTCGACCTTCTCGGGCGTGCAGCTCGTGGGCAAGTTCGCCACCAGCGCCGGCAGCATGTTGACCAACGGTGTCGAGTCGGCCCCCTATTCGGGCTCCTCGGGCGCGATGAGGTGCTTCACGCTGAACGTGCCGAGCGGGAAGACCTCGCTGGTCTTCAACCAGACGGGCAAGACGGGCACCACGGGCGACGCGGACCTGTACGTGAAGTTCGCCGCCGCTCCCAACACCAGCAACTACACCTGTCGTCCGTACCAGTCCGGCAGCACCGAGACGTGTACGATCAGCAACCCGGCGGCGGGGACCTGGTACGCGTGCTCGTACGGCTACAGCACGTACACCGCCGTGACGATGAAGGGCACCTACTAG
- a CDS encoding endonuclease III domain-containing protein, with product MPSLPLFPDVSSELNAKALRVHERLCAVYGCPIPFFRGQDPLSELVSALLSHRTRNASSGAAFRQLRARLPTWEAVRDAPCVEVQEAISAVTWPEQKAPRIQQVLRRISELRSGDLSLDFLGALPVRQARDWLEHLPGVGPKTSAATLLFSQLRMPALPVDSHHHRVAVRLGLVPESLPVGPAHQVLEAQLPPDWDAQRVYDNHEALMLHGQRCCFFREPACERCAVLDLCPTGRLRLSRVRDSQPMR from the coding sequence ATGCCATCTCTCCCGTTGTTTCCCGACGTCTCGTCCGAGCTGAACGCCAAGGCCCTCCGGGTGCACGAGCGCCTGTGCGCCGTGTACGGCTGTCCCATTCCCTTCTTCCGCGGGCAGGATCCGCTCAGCGAGCTGGTGTCGGCGTTGCTGAGCCACCGCACGCGCAATGCCTCCAGCGGCGCGGCCTTCCGCCAGCTCCGCGCTCGCCTTCCCACCTGGGAGGCGGTGCGTGATGCCCCGTGCGTGGAGGTCCAGGAGGCCATCTCCGCGGTCACCTGGCCGGAGCAGAAGGCCCCCCGCATCCAGCAGGTGCTCCGGCGCATCTCCGAGCTGCGAAGCGGAGACCTGTCACTGGACTTCCTCGGGGCGCTGCCGGTGCGCCAGGCGCGCGACTGGCTCGAGCACCTGCCCGGGGTGGGGCCGAAGACGAGCGCCGCGACGCTGCTGTTCAGCCAGCTGAGGATGCCGGCGCTGCCGGTGGACAGCCACCACCACCGGGTGGCGGTGCGGCTGGGGCTCGTCCCCGAGAGCCTTCCCGTGGGGCCAGCCCACCAGGTGCTGGAGGCCCAGCTTCCGCCGGACTGGGACGCGCAGCGCGTCTACGACAACCACGAGGCGTTGATGCTGCACGGCCAGCGGTGCTGCTTCTTCCGGGAGCCCGCGTGCGAGCGGTGCGCCGTGCTCGACCTGTGCCCGACGGGACGGCTCCGCCTCTCCCGCGTACGGGACTCCCAGCCTATGCGTTGA
- a CDS encoding sensor histidine kinase, translating into MLRRLLPTLLALGCGLLALTWGLVSLQRIFTQEREDAHEQLRSSRATFEDYATQTLQRTLAQQLEGNLVALHAAMGDPLAPSEGFYLQFRGTQFLPRLPLSAPGSRALLRRNYQQLVRALAEGTPGGPWQERLSRLRAVEKALGDKRNPRRANALADELLRYHAANPLTPDQELPFVLLLLERLQRGEATPPLVRALLREGLPEDLGGIERSAGLQRDLLRERWRFTQPDFDFLLAHVVRVSAALGEPSDDFQARAREAGAGILVMPPEGLTGPTLIGERWYVEPRGELVRGIAVDLDALLRDLTRDMQERTRFDKNGFVRLKAPDAVQPLESLRLEVVVPQWTAAETAIEQRYGLKTLLVATCGALALAIVVMAVVAQHGRYRYVELKSDFVATVSHELRTPLASIRLLAETMERKLSQLPEMRDYPARIIQAADGLHFLVENILSFNRIDKGRWKPRPARVRLEELLGTLRSDLEGNTAVPVRLTSDVGDVELEVDPSLLRLLLSNLARNACAYNRRNPVELSLRAYPHEGHGCVVLFGDNGIGIPESEWENVFRDFYRLSSQGPEVHGSGLGLALCRKIMALHGGSISIESSSPLGTTFSLYFPEPRPS; encoded by the coding sequence ATGCTTCGCAGGCTCCTTCCCACCCTCCTCGCACTCGGATGCGGACTCCTCGCCCTCACCTGGGGGCTGGTGAGCCTCCAGCGCATCTTCACCCAGGAGCGCGAGGACGCCCACGAGCAGCTCCGCTCCAGCCGCGCCACGTTCGAGGACTACGCCACCCAGACCCTCCAACGCACCCTCGCCCAGCAGCTGGAAGGCAACCTCGTCGCCCTCCACGCCGCCATGGGAGACCCGCTCGCGCCGAGCGAGGGCTTCTACCTCCAGTTCCGCGGCACCCAGTTCCTGCCCCGCCTCCCCCTCTCGGCCCCCGGCTCGCGCGCCCTCCTGCGGCGCAACTACCAGCAGCTCGTCCGCGCGCTCGCGGAGGGCACTCCGGGAGGCCCCTGGCAGGAGCGGCTGAGCCGGCTGCGCGCGGTGGAGAAGGCGCTCGGCGACAAGAGGAACCCCAGACGCGCCAACGCGCTCGCGGACGAGCTGCTGCGCTACCACGCGGCCAACCCGCTCACGCCAGACCAGGAGCTGCCCTTCGTCCTCCTCCTCCTGGAGCGGCTCCAGCGGGGCGAGGCCACCCCGCCCCTGGTCCGCGCGCTGCTGCGCGAGGGGCTCCCCGAGGATCTCGGCGGCATCGAGCGCTCCGCGGGGCTCCAGCGCGACCTGCTGCGCGAACGCTGGCGCTTCACCCAGCCCGACTTCGACTTCCTGCTCGCCCACGTGGTGCGGGTCAGCGCCGCGCTCGGCGAGCCCTCCGACGACTTCCAGGCTCGCGCCCGGGAGGCCGGCGCCGGCATATTGGTGATGCCGCCCGAGGGCCTCACCGGCCCCACGCTCATCGGCGAGCGCTGGTACGTGGAGCCCAGGGGCGAGCTGGTGCGCGGCATCGCCGTGGACCTCGACGCGCTCCTGAGAGACCTCACCCGGGACATGCAGGAGCGCACCCGCTTCGACAAGAATGGCTTCGTGCGGCTGAAGGCCCCCGACGCGGTGCAACCGCTCGAGTCGCTCCGGCTGGAGGTGGTCGTCCCCCAGTGGACCGCCGCCGAGACGGCCATCGAGCAGCGCTACGGGCTCAAGACGCTGCTGGTGGCCACCTGCGGCGCGCTGGCGCTGGCCATCGTGGTGATGGCGGTGGTGGCCCAGCACGGCCGCTACCGCTACGTCGAGCTCAAGAGCGACTTCGTGGCCACCGTCTCCCACGAGCTGCGCACCCCGCTGGCCTCCATCCGGCTGCTGGCGGAGACGATGGAGCGCAAGCTCTCCCAGCTGCCCGAGATGCGCGACTACCCCGCCCGCATCATCCAGGCCGCCGACGGGCTGCACTTCCTCGTGGAGAACATCCTGTCCTTCAACCGCATCGACAAGGGCCGCTGGAAGCCAAGGCCCGCCCGCGTGCGGCTGGAGGAGCTGCTCGGCACGCTCCGCTCGGACCTCGAGGGAAACACCGCCGTCCCCGTCCGGCTCACCTCGGACGTGGGCGACGTGGAGCTCGAGGTCGACCCGTCCCTGCTGCGCCTGCTGCTGTCCAACCTGGCCCGCAACGCGTGCGCCTACAACCGGCGCAATCCCGTGGAGCTCTCCCTGCGCGCCTACCCCCACGAGGGCCATGGCTGCGTGGTGCTCTTCGGTGACAACGGCATTGGCATCCCCGAGAGCGAGTGGGAGAACGTCTTCCGCGACTTCTACCGGCTGAGCTCGCAGGGCCCCGAGGTCCATGGCAGTGGCCTCGGGCTCGCGCTGTGCCGGAAGATCATGGCCCTCCACGGGGGCAGCATCTCCATCGAGAGCTCCAGCCCCCTGGGCACCACCTTCTCCCTCTACTTCCCCGAACCCCGCCCATCATGA
- a CDS encoding response regulator transcription factor produces the protein MTTPSSAPNRPSILVVEDDANLRIGLRDNLQDEGYEVAVATHAREAEPLLAQRAFDLLILDVMLPGEDGYSFCRRLRSSGVQTMVLMLTARSLEDDIVRGFEAGAQDYLTKPYRLRELLARVGALVRRAGGAPPQVMSFSGFNLDLGRRTLSRGDGSVIDLTRTEFDLLVFLLKHRDRALTRGEILDAVWGRDVIVDPRTVDNFVSNLKKKLGWTSASSFTIHTIRGVGYRMELESMTKP, from the coding sequence ATGACCACGCCGAGCAGCGCCCCCAACCGCCCCTCCATCCTCGTCGTCGAGGACGACGCGAACCTGCGGATCGGCCTGCGGGACAACCTGCAGGACGAGGGCTACGAGGTGGCCGTGGCCACCCACGCCCGCGAGGCAGAGCCCCTGCTGGCCCAGCGCGCCTTCGACCTGCTCATCCTCGACGTCATGCTGCCGGGCGAGGACGGCTATTCCTTCTGCCGCAGGCTGCGCTCCAGCGGCGTGCAGACCATGGTGCTGATGCTCACCGCGCGCTCGCTCGAGGACGACATCGTCCGCGGCTTCGAGGCGGGGGCCCAGGACTACCTCACCAAGCCCTACCGGCTGCGCGAGCTGCTCGCCCGGGTGGGGGCCCTGGTGCGCCGGGCCGGCGGCGCTCCCCCCCAGGTCATGAGCTTCTCCGGTTTCAACCTGGACCTCGGCCGGCGCACCCTGTCCCGGGGCGACGGGAGCGTCATCGACCTGACCCGCACCGAGTTCGACCTGCTCGTCTTCCTGCTCAAGCACCGGGACCGGGCCCTCACCCGGGGGGAGATCCTCGACGCCGTCTGGGGCCGGGACGTCATCGTGGACCCGCGCACCGTGGACAACTTCGTCTCCAACCTGAAGAAGAAGCTCGGCTGGACGAGCGCCTCCTCCTTCACCATCCACACCATTCGCGGGGTGGGGTACCGCATGGAGCTCGAGTCCATGACGAAACCATGA
- a CDS encoding energy transducer TonB, which translates to MWVSLMLHAGVFGGVLGLSGKAVEQIPKEPVLTFNVPRPPKGNPNPPKAVQQPVAAKPKKPKTELVQPKKIPPPPPETQPVAEPPPTPDEPETAANDLPYVPGSHPDGVDKDGVPGAAAIADMMLTNIPAGTGEEVIPFGAGMTPPELISAGKPIEYTREAVEARVSGLVIARCTITREGEIEDCRVIKGLPYMDDEVLSSLTTRRYRPVSFQGRNVSVSYIFNVRIRMP; encoded by the coding sequence ATGTGGGTGTCCTTGATGCTCCACGCGGGCGTGTTCGGCGGCGTGCTGGGCCTGTCGGGCAAGGCGGTGGAGCAGATCCCGAAGGAGCCCGTGCTCACCTTCAACGTCCCCCGGCCGCCCAAGGGCAACCCCAACCCGCCCAAGGCCGTGCAGCAGCCCGTTGCCGCCAAGCCCAAGAAGCCCAAGACCGAGCTGGTGCAGCCCAAGAAGATTCCTCCTCCGCCTCCGGAGACGCAGCCGGTGGCCGAGCCGCCCCCCACCCCGGATGAGCCGGAGACCGCCGCCAATGACCTCCCCTACGTCCCGGGCAGCCATCCCGACGGTGTGGACAAGGATGGAGTCCCCGGCGCGGCGGCCATCGCCGACATGATGCTGACCAACATCCCCGCCGGGACCGGCGAGGAAGTCATCCCCTTCGGTGCCGGCATGACCCCCCCGGAGCTCATCTCCGCTGGCAAGCCCATCGAGTACACGCGAGAGGCCGTCGAGGCCCGCGTCAGCGGCCTGGTCATCGCCCGCTGCACCATCACCCGCGAGGGAGAGATCGAGGACTGCCGCGTCATCAAGGGACTGCCCTACATGGACGACGAGGTGCTCTCGTCCCTGACGACCCGCCGCTACCGCCCGGTGAGCTTCCAGGGCAGGAACGTCAGCGTGTCCTACATCTTCAACGTGAGGATCCGGATGCCCTGA
- a CDS encoding energy transducer TonB, with protein MDDPDADFAGDGVLGNSITGENGEEVTRCDFSSMTPPEMLSGAAVRYTPEALVARVSGLVIARCTITREGAVEHCRILKGLPYMDEAVIEALESRRYRPVLFQGNPVSVPYTFNVKLRMP; from the coding sequence GTGGATGATCCCGATGCGGATTTCGCTGGTGACGGGGTGCTGGGGAACAGCATCACCGGAGAGAATGGTGAGGAGGTGACTCGCTGTGACTTCTCCAGCATGACCCCGCCGGAGATGCTCTCCGGTGCGGCGGTTCGCTACACACCCGAGGCCCTGGTGGCCCGCGTCAGCGGCCTGGTCATCGCCCGCTGCACCATCACCCGCGAAGGCGCGGTCGAGCACTGCCGCATCCTCAAGGGACTGCCCTACATGGACGAGGCTGTCATCGAAGCCCTGGAGAGCCGCCGCTACCGCCCGGTGCTCTTCCAGGGCAACCCCGTCAGCGTGCCCTACACCTTCAACGTGAAGCTCCGGATGCCCTGA
- a CDS encoding Ig-like domain-containing protein, translating into MLTSLPVSLVGAHLSAAVLGLYTSAPDVTIVQTARAATGGEAMVIEVRADDGRLGSGVRQVEFQVGSTSGTWMPLSLDSSSMTYKGTWRPEAVTEGNHELYVRATDNTGNPRTVHVTVSVSPAPSGVSAG; encoded by the coding sequence TTGCTCACGTCGCTCCCGGTGTCGCTGGTGGGCGCGCATCTCTCGGCCGCGGTGCTTGGCCTGTATACGTCGGCGCCGGATGTCACCATCGTCCAGACGGCGCGGGCCGCGACGGGTGGTGAAGCGATGGTCATCGAGGTCCGGGCGGATGACGGACGCCTGGGCTCGGGGGTGCGCCAGGTGGAGTTCCAGGTCGGCTCCACTTCGGGGACATGGATGCCGCTGTCGTTGGACTCGAGCTCAATGACATACAAGGGCACCTGGAGGCCCGAGGCCGTGACGGAGGGCAACCATGAGCTCTATGTCCGCGCCACGGACAACACGGGCAACCCGCGCACCGTGCACGTCACGGTGAGTGTGTCCCCGGCCCCCTCGGGGGTCAGCGCCGGGTGA
- the modA gene encoding molybdate ABC transporter substrate-binding protein: protein MNTIVKGSLVVGVLLILGAGLAAGLRGGGGSAAPETTPSSEAGKKRVLTIAAASDLKFALDEWVTLFRAKNPDAEVRVTYGSSGNFSAQIANGAPFDLFLSADVSYPRTLAARGLVHESGVFLYAVGRIVVWVPKDSPLPVEKLGMKALLEPAAKRIAIANPQHAPYGRAAEAALKSQGVYDAVKDKLVLGENIAQTAQFVQSGSADAGIIALALALAPAMKEQGRAWEVPLDAYPRMEQGGAILARARDVELAKRFRDGLLGPDGEALLKRHGFFLPGQ, encoded by the coding sequence ATGAACACGATCGTGAAGGGTTCACTCGTGGTGGGTGTCCTGCTCATCCTGGGAGCGGGCCTCGCCGCCGGTCTGCGCGGTGGAGGAGGCTCCGCCGCACCGGAGACAACGCCCTCCTCCGAGGCGGGGAAGAAGCGGGTCCTGACCATTGCCGCGGCGTCGGATCTCAAGTTCGCACTGGACGAGTGGGTGACGCTGTTCCGCGCGAAGAACCCCGACGCGGAGGTGCGGGTGACCTACGGCTCATCCGGCAACTTCTCCGCGCAGATCGCCAATGGCGCGCCCTTCGATCTCTTCCTCTCCGCGGACGTGTCCTATCCGCGCACACTGGCCGCACGGGGACTGGTGCACGAGAGTGGCGTCTTCCTCTACGCCGTGGGCCGGATCGTGGTGTGGGTGCCGAAGGACTCGCCGCTGCCCGTGGAGAAGCTCGGGATGAAGGCGCTGCTGGAGCCCGCCGCGAAGCGCATCGCCATTGCCAATCCCCAGCACGCGCCTTATGGCCGCGCGGCCGAGGCCGCCCTGAAGAGCCAGGGAGTCTACGACGCCGTCAAGGACAAGCTGGTGCTCGGGGAGAACATCGCGCAGACCGCGCAGTTCGTGCAGAGCGGCTCCGCCGACGCGGGCATCATCGCCCTGGCGCTCGCGCTGGCCCCGGCGATGAAGGAGCAGGGCCGCGCCTGGGAGGTACCGCTCGACGCGTACCCGCGCATGGAGCAGGGCGGCGCCATCCTCGCGCGGGCCCGGGACGTGGAGCTCGCGAAGCGGTTTCGCGACGGCCTGCTCGGCCCGGACGGCGAGGCGCTCCTGAAGCGCCACGGCTTCTTCCTCCCTGGGCAATGA